GACGTATGAGGGGAGGGGGTTCTTATTGCTTGCCCCTCCATGGACCTATAGGATCTGAGAGCAGGGGAGAAGAATGCAAGCAGGCTGGTAGGAGGACCAGAGGGAGAAGTCACACACAGTTCCCTGGGTGGATGAGTCGAACTCTGGGCTTGGACTTCAGCCCCAAGGGCCAGAACAGCATCTCTTTCTTCTGAAGAGGTCAAGTCGCCTGAGCTCACAGGACTAGGAATGTCAGATTTCCAGCCCCTCCAGATCCATGGTTgttgggattcccttgtgtctCAAAAGCCTTGGAGCAGTAAAGAAAAGTTTCTCTCCAGGAATTTCTTTCCCAGTCAGTAGGCAGCCAACTCTCCTGGCAGCAATGTCCTTTCTGTCCCATCTGCCCCCAGGAGGGTGGGAATGTGTCTAGCCCTCAGGAACTGTCCCAGAGGCTCATACGGCCCAGGATGGAGAATGTGCACCTTCTTCAGAGGCTCAGAACTCCCACTTGTCCACCTCCAGCTCTTCCAGGTTTGTTACCAGGCCAAAGATTCCACTGTGATCCTGAGACTGGCTGCCTTCAAAATTGGTGATGGGGGTGACAGGACAAAGCAACTCAGGCAAAGCCTCTGAGGCACGTCGCTTGATCTGCTTGAAGAAAGAATGGTTCAGGAGGGTGCTGGCACTTGGTCTTACATCTGGGTTGTGCCAAAGGCACTGCTCCACAAAGTGGTGGAAGTGGGGTGAGAAGATGCGGTGATAGGGGTGGGATGGTGAGTTGCCATTGGAGGTCCTGGGGGTGCTGGTGGTCAGGCTATCACTCAGGTCAGAGTTGGCCACTGAGCGCGAGATGCTCATGGTCAGCTCCTGGGCAGGGATGGTGCTGGTGTCCAGCAGGCAGGACACAATGCCGTTCAGCTTCTCCAGTAACATCTGAGTGGCAGGCATATCCTTAAAGGGAACATGGCTATTGGCCAGTTCCCAGGCTGTGATTCCCACACTGTAGATGTCAAACTTGGTATCATAACCCTGAAGATTCTGCTGGAGGACCTCCGGGCTGAGCCAGGGCAGAACCTTGATACTGTACTTGGTAAAGTCGTGGACCACATGCTGCTGCTGCCCATGGCTGATCATGCTGAGGTTGCTGCTTAAACCGGACAGGTAGACCTTCCCATCTGTGGAGATCAGAATGTAGGTGCCTGGCTTTGacactcctgtgcatatatccCACGTGGTGGATGTAGTCCAGGGCCTTGAGCAGCCCCTGCAGGATGTAAGCAATTCCCAGCTCATTCATGCTGTCCATGAAGTGTGTACAGATAAGGTCCTTTGCAGAGCCATATGCCATGAATGATGTGATAACCCACAGCTCATTGTCTGTAATAAAGGTGGCTTGATAAGGCAGGATATTGGAATGGCTGAAGATCTTAGAGACGTGGAGCTCCCCTTGCAAGTATGTCACCAGCTCATTGAAACAAGCTTCTAGGTTAATCCTTCGTACAGTCACATACCCTCTCATTGGTTTGTACCCTGCTAGATTCACTGTCATCAGGTCTTCGAATCCTTTGCCTGTAATGGTGAGTAGCTCATAACACCCTCCCTCTGGCAGAAAGGTACTCATGATCTCCTGTTTAGAGAAGGATGCTATCGACTCTGAGCTTGCCCCGTTGGTCTCCAAATGGTTCCAAATCTCTTAAGCCCTCAACAATGAACTTTTCCAAGACCAAATGGCTAATTCACTCTATTTACTTACAAGAAAAGACATGAGTTCCTAACATGTAGACCTActttaattcaaaaatttaaaccCAGCTCCACCTCCTTGGTTTAAGCCTGTACTGACACCAGGCCGATTGCTGGGAGGCCAGAGTTATTGAcaatattccccatgctgtacatttcataccactgactcatttattttgcaactggaagtttgtacttctaaatctctctcacctatttctttcctgcCTCCACCCATCTCCCTTCTGGCAACCAaatgtttgttctctgtgtctataactctgtttctggattccacatataagtgaattcatgcagtatttgtctttctctgtctgacaatttcacttagcataataccctctaggtccatacatgttgttgcaaatggcaagatttcattcttttttatggctgagtaatattccatttattatatataccacatcttctccaCTCATCtaagtggacacttaggttgcttctatatcttggctattgtaaatagtgctgcaacgaacatagggggacatatatctttttgaactagtgtttttatttctttgagataaatatccaggaatggaattgctggtttatatggtagttctatttttaattttttgaggactctccatactgtttccatagtggctgcaccaccaACAACAgcgtacaagtgttcccttttctctgcatcctcgccaacacttgttatttattgtctttttgataatagccattctgatgagtgtgaggtgatatctcattgtgggtttttttttcataaatgtatttattttatattttatttttggctgcattgcatcttcgttgctgcgctcgggttttctctagttctggcgagcgggggctactctttgttgaatgCACAGGCttcccactgcagtggcttctcctgttgtggagcatgggctctaggtacgtgagcttcagtagttgcagcatgcaggctcagtagttgtggctcacaggctccagagcacaggttaagtagttgtggcgcacgggcttagttgctccgcggcatgttggatcttcccggtccagggctcaagcccgcgtcccctgcattggcaggcagattcttaaccactgctccatcagggaagtccctaccatactgttttgatgactgtagcttttctttctcaagattgttttggctatctggggtcttttgtgtttccatacaaattttagaattattttttctagttctgtgagaaatgtcattggtattttgtcaggaattgcattgaacctgtagattgcattgggtaatatggtcattttaacaatattaattcttccaatccatggacatgatgtatctttccatctgtttgtgcagtcttcaatttctttcatcagtgatttatagttttctgagtacagggcttttacctccttagtgagaagtattcctaggtattttattctttttggtgtaatTGTAAATGggcttgttttattaatttctctcttGCTGACAGTTCATTTttagtttatagaaatgcaacagatttctgaaaTTGGGTGATATTTTTACCTTATGGGAAAACAGACCAAGGGGTTTAATGTGTGTGGATCAGGAGCTACTGCAACAGCTTCAGGAGATCATGGTATTCCAGAAGGGAGATCAGGGAGTGCTGGGTGGCAGGGGAGGCTAGCTCATGGCAGGGGGGCAGGCAGCTGGAagactttcattttctcttggcCTCTGGCTTCAGGGTTGGAGTGGCACTGCCTCCTCCCTCATGAACCTCCGGCATCAGTCCAGAGAGAACCTGAGCCCAGGACCATTTTGCCCCCAGTCCACACTGCATCCCTGGGTGCCTTCAGCCACCCCTGCCTGCATCCATCCACAGGACTGGGTAAGATGCTGACATGGACAATGGGTCCTACAGAGCTGTAAGCGTTTGAGATCCTCAGCTCCATGAAGTTCCCAGCATACTCTGCTTTTTCATCAAAGCAGCTGAGGGTGGAGTGTGGATGGGAGAGACGGATAGGGAGCACAGACCGTCAAAGAGCGGGTCCGTGCCAGTAAGCAAGGCTTTGTGTTTGTTCACTTTGGGTTTGAATGCCATCTGTGGGGCTCAATCAAATAAACTTGTAATGTTTTTGGCTTATCTAAAGCTCTATTCCAAACATCCTGGCTGATGCCCCAAGCCCTGGCTTTGGGGACCCTTTGATTCAGCAGCCTCATCCACATTGACTTTTGGGTGGGGCTGTGCAGCTTGCTGCCCCATTGTCATAACATCCTTCCTCCTCCTGCATGGGGGAGTGAACAGGAACCAAAGCACCATTCAGGTGGCTTGTTTCAATCCTGCCTCTCGCTGCTTAGCCTCGTTAACAGGTAGGACAATGTGAGACCCTCACTCTAGCCATCCTTACCCTGCCACCCACCATTTGGGTGAGAGGATTCACTAACATGTGCCAGGGAATCTTTTCATATCCCCTGATCTGGTCCACAGGGTCCTTTGTCTTTCCTATTCCAGAAAGCCATATCTCTGTCAGCACCCTATCCTCATTGCCAAAACTGTCAGGGTTTGGCATTTGAATTTACCCTGCTGATAAGTGAATAATTAGCCTCTTACTGTTTCAAAGATGCTGGCCAAGATGAGACTCTAGTGACAGaaacaaaggactttattatGCATGGCACATTAAGCAGCATAAATATAATGTTTACATTGGCTCCCTTGGCCCCCAAGTCCCACAGGGGCAGCATGGAGGGCCCCAGTAGATGCCATGCATACAATGGGTTTGTGTTGCATCTGAGGAACACTGAGCTTGGGGAACCCACCTGTTTTATAGCAGGAAACAAGCAAGCCTGCTTTTTGTCCTAGAGGGAGGTATTACTTCATCCCTCAAGGTTGCTCACTACAAACACAAGCCTGAGAAATGGCAAAGAGCAGTTAGGACCCTGTATCCTTGGTATACCCAGGAAGACTGTGCAGGGACACCAGGGCTCATGACAGGTTGCCTCTCCTAGTAGTTCCTACTCCATGTCTGTTTCCAGGCCATgcttgtctcttttttaaaagctccGCTTCTCAGTCCTGATCAGCAGTTTCTGCTGCCCTTCTTTAGTCTGCCCAAACTGGATCATGgcagcagaaacaaagaaaagagaaactcaagctcttttttttttcccccacaccgtggcacgtgggatcttagttcccctaccagggatcatatccacaccccctgcattggaagcacgagtcttaaccactggacctccagggaagtccccctcaagCTCATTTAAGATCACAGgtgcaaaagatttaaatagatCTTAGCAGATCAAATACAGCAGTATACCTAAAGAATAATATATCATAACCAAGCTTTTCTAACATATAAGGATGGCTCAGAATTAAAGTTTATCAATATGTATTAACAGACTCAAGGataaatttcattcattcatttagcagatACATATGGGCCCAGGGTtgacaaaaatgacaaaattccaGCCCTCAATGAACTTACATTCAAGTGAGAGACacagacaaaaaacaaagaaacaaatacataatATGACATCTAGTAGTGACTggtaaaactgagaaaataaagctCCAGTGAAGTGATAGATATCAGCAGTTTCACATGGTTTCACCTAATATATATGTGGGAATTTAATATTTGACAAAAGTAGAAATTCTTATCTGGAGGAACAGATAAATGATACTGGGGCAATTAGCTaaactttcagaaaaaataaatgtaggtATTTATATTTCACCTTTTATAAAACTACCTTTCAGATAAATTAATGACCTAAGCCAGAGAAACACACAAGACCATAATAGCATTAGAAAAAATATTGGAGAATATGCTTATTACCTTAAGGTACAGGAGGCCTTCTGAAATGAAAGCTAGAGCACAGAAGACAAAGACTGACACATTTCTTTCTGTATCACGTGGAAGGAGAGCAGAAGTGATGTGTACAACTGGCAGGAAGTGTCATTAAAGGGCTGGGGGCCTCTGCTCTCCTTCTTCCCTGTCCTCCTTCTTGCTGGGTGGAATACATAAATGGTGGCTGGAGCTGGAATAACTGTCTTGAATCAACTTAAGAATGAAGACCTTGCAAGGTGGACCAACAGGATAACGAAGTCTGAGCCTCTGACAGGATGGAGGCCAATCCAGCCCTGAACCAACTATCACTGAACTCttatgtgagcaagaaataaaccccTTTCTTTTTTGGGTTGTGGTTTTGTTGTGCACTATCACTTTGCACCTGAATCTAATCCTAACTGATACACCTTCTCAGCCCTAGGTGAAAGATCATGATTGTTTGTGTAAGCCACTGGTTCTCAACTCTGGTTGACTTTTACAGTCATCCAGGGAGCTTTTAAAGAATAccagtatcgggcttccctggtggcgcagtggttgagagtccgcctgccgatgcaggggacacgggttcgtgccccagtctgggaggatcccatatgccacagagcgtctgggcccgtgagccgtggccactgagcctgcgtgtctggagcctgtgctccgcaacgggagaggccacaacagtgagaggcccgcgtaatgggggggaaaaaaaagaagaataccaGTATCTTACCCCAGACCAATTACATCAACACCTCTGGTGGTAGGGTCCAGACACAGGTATTCTTAAAAAGCTCCCCTGTGAGTCTAATACGCAGTCAGACTATGAAGAATTGGCTTAAGCCAATAAGGACAAACCCTCCTTCCCAGTCTCCCTTGTAGTAGGAGAGGTCATGGACCTAGTTCTGGCCTGTGATACCTAAGTGGAAATCCGCTGAGATTGTTTCTGGGACAGTGTTTACATTTCTGATAAAAAGGAGCATATGTGGCTGTGACTGTTCTTTCTCCCCCTTTCTAGCTTTGAATCCAGAAGTGATGTCCAGAGCCACAGCAACCATATATGGTGAGTATGAGGCACCAAGGATGAGGATACTAGACAATACACTAAGGCTGGCAGAGTGAAAAGTTAGAGAGCCTGGATCTCAGGGTGCATCACCACAACTAAACCAATCCCAGTAACTCCTTACCttcagaaaagaagggaaaataccCAACAACCCTTATTTGTTTAATGAGTTTTCTGTGTATTGCGGCAGATCACATTCATAACAGAAACATATACAGGTGTTTTGGATGCACATTGTAACATCTATCACGTGTACAAAAAAATTGTACAGGAATGTACACAGCAACATCGCTGGTAATAGCCCAGACTAGAAATCACCTAAGAATCCATTGACGTGAGAAAAGCTCAATAAATTTAGTAAATGCACATTACAGAATACTATgtagcaaaataaaacaataagtcTGCTCATTTTCTAAAACATGGTATCTTAGATCTCTAAGACATGGTGCTGAGAGAAAAACGTAAATTATAAGACAGTAAGTATATAGAGTATGAAACCATTTATTCTGAAGCATACACCCATACACTAAAAACAACACTATATATTATTCTGTGCGTGTAAGGGGATGTGCTTGCATATGGAAAAGGTTTCGGGGGAGACAGCTAGCTGCCTATGGGGACAGGGCAAAAGGACTGGGGCTGTGGCTGGGGTGGTAAGAAACTTTGgccttatttataatttataaatttttttaaaaggaatgtaaTCATTTACCTACTGTCCAATTAAAAATAcccaagcaattttttttttttttcagtacgcgggcctctcactgttgtggcctctcccgttacagagcacagcctccagatgcgcaggctcagcggccatggctcacgggcccagccactccacggcatgcgggatcctcctggaccggggcacgaacccgtgtcccctgcatcggcacgcggactctcaaccactgcgccaccagggaagccccaagcaaaattttatattaaaattaacaagaaaaaaggaGTTCTACTTTTGGGGCACTCTCCCACTGAAATCACCTTTCTCATTCTCTGCCATCTCTGACCTCTTGGTCTCTCCTGCTCATCAAGAGCAGACCCCAGCTCCTGGATCCTAgcctctctcctgcctctgccaTGACACTATCCTAGGTGACTCCCACGGGGACACAGATGACCCCATGTAGGTTTGAGTCCTCTCTGCAGAGGTGTCCTTGAGCTCTCTTTGGGATCCACTCCCATAGTCCCATCTGGAACTCCTCTATCACTGGCATCTGCTCCATTTCCAAAACGGCTGGTGGAgaccccctcctttccttccatcttACTTGCTCAGTGAGTCTCACAAGCACTACTCTGACTATTTTGGGATCTTTGATCCTTTTCTCATCTGTCTATCCATTAGATCTCTTCTGACTGTCTTCACTTCCCTCCCGATCACATTTTGCCAACACCCTCAACTCTCCTGTACCTCTCTCTGGCAAAATACATCTTTAGATGAACCCAAGTGTTGGTTTTCTCCATGAAATCACACATAATCTTATCATGGTAAATTCATGGTCACCATTCCAACAGACTCCTTAGTATTGCTCATTA
The DNA window shown above is from Kogia breviceps isolate mKogBre1 chromosome 14, mKogBre1 haplotype 1, whole genome shotgun sequence and carries:
- the LOC131740679 gene encoding LOW QUALITY PROTEIN: STE20-related kinase adapter protein alpha-like (The sequence of the model RefSeq protein was modified relative to this genomic sequence to represent the inferred CDS: deleted 1 base in 1 codon), whose translation is MSFLTNGASSESIASFSKQEIMSTFLPEGGCYELLTITGKGFEDLMTVNLAGYKPMRGYVTVRRINLEACFNELVTYLQGELHVSKIFSHSNILPYQATFITDNELWVITSFMAYGSAKDLICTHFMDSMNELGIAYILQGLLKALDYIHHVGYMHRSVKARHLILISTDGKVYLSGLSSNLSMISHGQQQHVVHDFTKYSIKVLPWLSPEVLQQNLQGYDTKFDIYSVGITAWELANSHVPFKDMPATQMLLEKLNGIVSCLLDTSTIPAQELTMSISRSVANSDLSDSLTTSTPRTSNGNSPSHPYHRIFSPHFHHFVEQCLWHNPDVRPSASTLLNHSFFKQIKRRASEALPELLCPVTPITNFEGSQSQDHSGIFGLVTNLEELEVDKWEF